The following proteins are co-located in the Manihot esculenta cultivar AM560-2 chromosome 9, M.esculenta_v8, whole genome shotgun sequence genome:
- the LOC110622506 gene encoding uncharacterized protein LOC110622506 isoform X2 — protein MCILCVIQKWSRRVATMLPWLVIPLIGLWALSQLLPPAFRFEITSPRLACVFVLLVTLFWYEILMPQLSAWRVRRNARLRERKRSEAIELQKLRKTATRRCRNCLTPYRDQNPGGGRFMCSYCGHISKRPVLDLPIPPGLGMSNSGIIKDLVGKGGKILNGKAWSDNGWMCGQDWLENGNWVGGSTVGKSNYWRKNGSGYFGGDENCLAEKSYSGVVMFACKLLTSFFLSIRWIWRKIFRISSSKEDSSDADHRGMLAKRADIGSNYHESRGEKARRKAEEKRQARLEKELLEEEERKQREDVARLVEERRRLRDEKMEAEKDRTKSSQPTREKDSKKEAEGKRQERRKEKDKGSSKSNSDAEELEKKAGKECEQKRDYEKKSETDRREHQKSGTDSLKGQSSELGHGLKHSSASNYSRGNAGARYLDRMRGTFLSSSKAFTGSGFFGKTAYTPANVTKENKFNSSVDHSHTSAYRRDICSPDRIAGKLSMNGDEKNVNHPVLSEPQPRTAPKKSWQQLFTRTSPKISSSNSNVISRPNCKLQSEVQSPKLLGQSLSLQSFDNPISFGLPSPFTLSTYPNSSSSSSLGFSSPIEPIFSHVVEGPHDFTPEEPELFEDPCYVPDPISLLGPVSELLDNFQLDLGTGFASGIGLERPHELKNLSASSEVNKLSPIESPSSRLRFADEKHNGSNWFPTTPKAQDSHILPVDDVHVNEKGTWQMWTSSPLGQDGLGFIGGTGSWLLPPDQCRSTKEDVLQSSSQKNMASLLLKDDHVLSGTQSPEKVFLGNGQNGGAFSPVTCSSGNDPWLQNAFFPPLSGSDSHFSLKPQKENVEDEVIYGSPTNTATNHPFELSPANGWSKKDWTMRVSGEGVGKPSSTRPNIGGLFPSPDVQSLWSFD, from the exons ATGTGTATACTCTGTGTGATCCAGAAGTGGTCTCGCCGGGTTGCTACTATGCTACCTTGGTTAGTTATTCCTCTTATAGGATTGTGGGCTCTCTCACAGCTTCTGCCACCTGCCTTTCGATTTGAGATAACCTCACCCAGGCTCGCCTGTGTTTTTGTGCTTCTGGTCACTCTTTTTTGGTATGAGATTTTGATGCCTCAGCTGTCTGCTTGGCGTGTGCGTAGAAATGCACGGCTGAGGGAGAGAAAAAGGTCTGAAGCAATTGAATTGCAGAAGCTTCGAAAGACTGCTACGAGAAGGTGCAGAAACTGCTTGACACCGTATAGGGATCAGAATCCAGGAGGTGGTAGATTTATGTGTTCTTATTGTGGTCATATTTCCAAGAGGCCAGTTTTAGATTTGCCTATACCTCCTGGATTGGGAATGTCAAATTCTGGGATTATCAAGGATCTGGTTGGCAAGGGTGGAAAGATACTGAATGGCAAAGCATGGTCTGACAATGGATGGATGTGTGGTCAGGATTGGTTAGAAAATGGCAATTGGGTTGGTGGATCTACTGTTGGGAAATCTAATTATTGGCGGAAGAATGGGAGTGGGTATTTTGGAGGTGATGAGAATTGTTTGGCTGAGAAATCTTATTCAGGTGTTGTAATGTTTGCATGCAAGTTGTtgacttcctttttcttgagcaTTAGGTGGATTTGGAGAAAGATTTTTAGGATTAGTTCATCAAAGGAGGATTCTTCTGATGCTGATCATAGGGGGATGTTAGCTAAAAGAGCTGATATTGGGTCAAACTATCATGAGAGTAGAGGAGAAAAAGCCCGCAGAAAAGCGGAAGAGAAAAGACAGGCTAGGTTAGAGAAGGAGCTTTTGGAGGAGGaagaaagaaagcaaagagAGGACGTTGCAAGATTGGTAGAGGAACGTAGGAGGCTGAGGGATGAGAAAATGGAGGCTGAGAAAGATCGAACAAAATCTTCACAGCCCACTAGGGAGAAAGATAGTAAGAAGGAAGCAGAGGGGAAACGTCaggaaagaaggaaagaaaaagacaaGGGATCGAGTAAGAGTAACTCTGATGCTGAAGAGTTGGAGAAGAAAGCAGGTAAGGAATGTGAGCAGAAGCGGGACTATGAGAAGAAGAGTGAAACTGACCGCCGGGAGCATCAAAAGTCCGGGACAGACAGTTTGAAAGGCCAGAGCAGTGAGTTAGGACATGGGTTAAAGCATTCATCTGCAAGTAATTATAGCCGTGGAAATGCTGGAGCTAGGTATCTGGATCGAATGAGGGGTACATTTTTGTCGTCTTCAAAAGCTTTTACAGGAAGTGGTTTCTTTGGAAAGACTGCTTATACTCCTGCTAATGTTacaaaagaaaataagtttAACAGTTCTGTAGACCACAGTCACACATCTGCCTACAGGAGGGATATCTGTTCACCTGATCGTATAGCTGGGAAGTTAAGTATGAATGGAGATGAGAAGAATGTAAATCATCCT GTGCTTTCTGAACCACAACCAAGGACAGCACCTAAAAAATCATGGCAACAACTATTTACCCGAACATCACCAAAGATTTCATCCTCAAATTCAAATGTCATTAGCAGGCCTAATTGTAAGCTGCAGTCAGAAGTTCAAAGCCCAAAGTTACTAGGGCAGTCATTATCGTTGCAATCTTTTGATAATCCAATCAGTTTTGGGTTGCCATCGCCATTTACTCTCTCAACATATCCAAATTCATCCAGTAGCTCTAGTTTAGGCTTCTCATCTCCCATTGAACCCATTTTTTCTCATGTTGTTGAAGGTCCTCATGACTTTACGCCCGAGGAACCTGAGCTTTTTGAAGATCCATGTTATGTTCCTGATCCAATATCACTGCTTGGGCCTGTATCAGAGTTGCTTGATAATTTTCAGTTGGACCTGGGGACTGGTTTTGCATCAGGCATAGGATTGGAAAGACCTCATGAGTTGAAGAATTTATCTGCCTCTTCTGAAGTGAACAAACTATCTCCAATTGAGTCTCCATCATCACGACTTCGATTTGCTGATGAAAAGCACAATGGTTCTAATTGGTTTCCAACTACTCCTAAGGCTCAAGATTCACACATACTGCCTGTGGATGATGTGCATGTGAATGAGAAGGGAACATGGCAAATGTGGACTAGTTCTCCTCTTGGTCAGGATGGTTTGGGTTTCATAGGTGGTACAGGAAGCTGGCTTCTACCTCCAGATCAGTGCAGATCAACTAAGGAAGATGTGCTGCAGTCTTCGTCTCAGAAAAATATGGCTTCCCTTCTTTTAAAAGATGACCATGTCCTTTCTGGTACTCAGTCTCCAGAGAAGGTTTTTCTTGGCAATGGCCAGAATGGTGGAGCATTTAGTccagtcacttgttcaagtggtaATGATCCATGGTTGCAGAATGCATTTTTCCCCCCATTGTCTGGGAGTGATAGTCATTTCTCTCTGAAACCTCAGAAGGAGAATGTTGAGGATGAAGTAATTTATGGGAGTCCTACAAACACTGCAACCAATCATCCTTTTGAGCTTTCTCCAGCTAATGGTTGGTCCAA
- the LOC110622506 gene encoding uncharacterized protein LOC110622506 isoform X1 has protein sequence MCILCVIQKWSRRVATMLPWLVIPLIGLWALSQLLPPAFRFEITSPRLACVFVLLVTLFWYEILMPQLSAWRVRRNARLRERKRSEAIELQKLRKTATRRCRNCLTPYRDQNPGGGRFMCSYCGHISKRPVLDLPIPPGLGMSNSGIIKDLVGKGGKILNGKAWSDNGWMCGQDWLENGNWVGGSTVGKSNYWRKNGSGYFGGDENCLAEKSYSGVVMFACKLLTSFFLSIRWIWRKIFRISSSKEDSSDADHRGMLAKRADIGSNYHESRGEKARRKAEEKRQARLEKELLEEEERKQREDVARLVEERRRLRDEKMEAEKDRTKSSQPTREKDSKKEAEGKRQERRKEKDKGSSKSNSDAEELEKKAGKECEQKRDYEKKSETDRREHQKSGTDSLKGQSSELGHGLKHSSASNYSRGNAGARYLDRMRGTFLSSSKAFTGSGFFGKTAYTPANVTKENKFNSSVDHSHTSAYRRDICSPDRIAGKLSMNGDEKNVNHPVLSEPQPRTAPKKSWQQLFTRTSPKISSSNSNVISRPNCKLQSEVQSPKLLGQSLSLQSFDNPISFGLPSPFTLSTYPNSSSSSSLGFSSPIEPIFSHVVEGPHDFTPEEPELFEDPCYVPDPISLLGPVSELLDNFQLDLGTGFASGIGLERPHELKNLSASSEVNKLSPIESPSSRLRFADEKHNGSNWFPTTPKAQDSHILPVDDVHVNEKGTWQMWTSSPLGQDGLGFIGGTGSWLLPPDQCRSTKEDVLQSSSQKNMASLLLKDDHVLSGTQSPEKVFLGNGQNGGAFSPVTCSSGNDPWLQNAFFPPLSGSDSHFSLKPQKENVEDEVIYGSPTNTATNHPFELSPANGWSKLEHLEYEYLKFSTSSNCYYSPIARSMTNRWSCLSLLQKRVIAGERREKYMSLDRISIDSVE, from the exons ATGTGTATACTCTGTGTGATCCAGAAGTGGTCTCGCCGGGTTGCTACTATGCTACCTTGGTTAGTTATTCCTCTTATAGGATTGTGGGCTCTCTCACAGCTTCTGCCACCTGCCTTTCGATTTGAGATAACCTCACCCAGGCTCGCCTGTGTTTTTGTGCTTCTGGTCACTCTTTTTTGGTATGAGATTTTGATGCCTCAGCTGTCTGCTTGGCGTGTGCGTAGAAATGCACGGCTGAGGGAGAGAAAAAGGTCTGAAGCAATTGAATTGCAGAAGCTTCGAAAGACTGCTACGAGAAGGTGCAGAAACTGCTTGACACCGTATAGGGATCAGAATCCAGGAGGTGGTAGATTTATGTGTTCTTATTGTGGTCATATTTCCAAGAGGCCAGTTTTAGATTTGCCTATACCTCCTGGATTGGGAATGTCAAATTCTGGGATTATCAAGGATCTGGTTGGCAAGGGTGGAAAGATACTGAATGGCAAAGCATGGTCTGACAATGGATGGATGTGTGGTCAGGATTGGTTAGAAAATGGCAATTGGGTTGGTGGATCTACTGTTGGGAAATCTAATTATTGGCGGAAGAATGGGAGTGGGTATTTTGGAGGTGATGAGAATTGTTTGGCTGAGAAATCTTATTCAGGTGTTGTAATGTTTGCATGCAAGTTGTtgacttcctttttcttgagcaTTAGGTGGATTTGGAGAAAGATTTTTAGGATTAGTTCATCAAAGGAGGATTCTTCTGATGCTGATCATAGGGGGATGTTAGCTAAAAGAGCTGATATTGGGTCAAACTATCATGAGAGTAGAGGAGAAAAAGCCCGCAGAAAAGCGGAAGAGAAAAGACAGGCTAGGTTAGAGAAGGAGCTTTTGGAGGAGGaagaaagaaagcaaagagAGGACGTTGCAAGATTGGTAGAGGAACGTAGGAGGCTGAGGGATGAGAAAATGGAGGCTGAGAAAGATCGAACAAAATCTTCACAGCCCACTAGGGAGAAAGATAGTAAGAAGGAAGCAGAGGGGAAACGTCaggaaagaaggaaagaaaaagacaaGGGATCGAGTAAGAGTAACTCTGATGCTGAAGAGTTGGAGAAGAAAGCAGGTAAGGAATGTGAGCAGAAGCGGGACTATGAGAAGAAGAGTGAAACTGACCGCCGGGAGCATCAAAAGTCCGGGACAGACAGTTTGAAAGGCCAGAGCAGTGAGTTAGGACATGGGTTAAAGCATTCATCTGCAAGTAATTATAGCCGTGGAAATGCTGGAGCTAGGTATCTGGATCGAATGAGGGGTACATTTTTGTCGTCTTCAAAAGCTTTTACAGGAAGTGGTTTCTTTGGAAAGACTGCTTATACTCCTGCTAATGTTacaaaagaaaataagtttAACAGTTCTGTAGACCACAGTCACACATCTGCCTACAGGAGGGATATCTGTTCACCTGATCGTATAGCTGGGAAGTTAAGTATGAATGGAGATGAGAAGAATGTAAATCATCCT GTGCTTTCTGAACCACAACCAAGGACAGCACCTAAAAAATCATGGCAACAACTATTTACCCGAACATCACCAAAGATTTCATCCTCAAATTCAAATGTCATTAGCAGGCCTAATTGTAAGCTGCAGTCAGAAGTTCAAAGCCCAAAGTTACTAGGGCAGTCATTATCGTTGCAATCTTTTGATAATCCAATCAGTTTTGGGTTGCCATCGCCATTTACTCTCTCAACATATCCAAATTCATCCAGTAGCTCTAGTTTAGGCTTCTCATCTCCCATTGAACCCATTTTTTCTCATGTTGTTGAAGGTCCTCATGACTTTACGCCCGAGGAACCTGAGCTTTTTGAAGATCCATGTTATGTTCCTGATCCAATATCACTGCTTGGGCCTGTATCAGAGTTGCTTGATAATTTTCAGTTGGACCTGGGGACTGGTTTTGCATCAGGCATAGGATTGGAAAGACCTCATGAGTTGAAGAATTTATCTGCCTCTTCTGAAGTGAACAAACTATCTCCAATTGAGTCTCCATCATCACGACTTCGATTTGCTGATGAAAAGCACAATGGTTCTAATTGGTTTCCAACTACTCCTAAGGCTCAAGATTCACACATACTGCCTGTGGATGATGTGCATGTGAATGAGAAGGGAACATGGCAAATGTGGACTAGTTCTCCTCTTGGTCAGGATGGTTTGGGTTTCATAGGTGGTACAGGAAGCTGGCTTCTACCTCCAGATCAGTGCAGATCAACTAAGGAAGATGTGCTGCAGTCTTCGTCTCAGAAAAATATGGCTTCCCTTCTTTTAAAAGATGACCATGTCCTTTCTGGTACTCAGTCTCCAGAGAAGGTTTTTCTTGGCAATGGCCAGAATGGTGGAGCATTTAGTccagtcacttgttcaagtggtaATGATCCATGGTTGCAGAATGCATTTTTCCCCCCATTGTCTGGGAGTGATAGTCATTTCTCTCTGAAACCTCAGAAGGAGAATGTTGAGGATGAAGTAATTTATGGGAGTCCTACAAACACTGCAACCAATCATCCTTTTGAGCTTTCTCCAGCTAATGGTTGGTCCAA